In Leptospira harrisiae, a genomic segment contains:
- a CDS encoding STAS domain-containing protein, with protein sequence MENSREFYQEFEKAIDSQNFGKLTMDFHSVKFLDSSGIGAVIKASSALHNRGVEIFVTNLNKNLNSVFRLSGLNHILSILTLDEYLSKFPEFQKTLEA encoded by the coding sequence ATGGAAAACTCAAGAGAGTTTTACCAAGAGTTTGAAAAAGCGATTGATAGTCAGAATTTTGGAAAACTGACCATGGATTTCCACTCAGTAAAGTTTTTGGACTCGAGTGGGATTGGTGCGGTGATCAAAGCATCTTCAGCGCTTCACAATCGCGGAGTCGAAATTTTTGTTACCAATCTAAATAAAAACCTAAACTCCGTGTTTCGACTTTCCGGACTTAACCATATCCTTTCTATCTTAACTTTAGATGAATACCTTTCTAAATTTCCAGAGTTCCAAAAAACTCTAGAGGCATAA
- a CDS encoding glycosyl transferase: protein MKLYFYISGHGFGHISRSANIIRRLLKEDFIEEIHLVSTRISFLEFTHPKLITKNLKLDVGVSQKNSLSIDLQTTKEELIDFEKKKSKLLKEETEYCKKNKIGLILTDSSSFPITIALETGIPSVFIGNFTWDFIYQNYAKGDSYFGTLSEQLQVEYGFATEALVLPFFCPMPPFLEQTNIGLVGRKPTLSKKQARQKFGMKDDTTYILLSFGAYGLEGTKLQTENLPKSIQLVAYGVPGIQTEDILVPEVSHYPDLVAAADYVCTKPGYGILAECYYAKTPILYTDRGDFSEYFHLVNALDLYFRSAYIDLSRIISCQFEEVLTLINTIDSMTPKLELKVDGEEDVVSHLLEYN from the coding sequence ATGAAACTATATTTTTATATTTCAGGCCACGGATTCGGCCATATCAGTCGTTCTGCAAATATCATAAGGCGCCTACTAAAAGAGGATTTCATTGAAGAAATTCATTTAGTTAGTACCAGAATTTCATTTTTAGAATTTACCCACCCAAAACTCATCACAAAAAATTTAAAACTGGATGTAGGAGTTTCTCAAAAAAACTCACTCTCCATTGATTTACAAACCACAAAAGAAGAACTCATCGACTTCGAAAAAAAGAAATCAAAACTTCTAAAAGAAGAAACAGAATACTGCAAAAAAAACAAAATAGGTTTGATCCTAACAGACAGTTCTTCTTTTCCTATTACCATTGCCCTGGAAACAGGAATTCCAAGTGTATTTATTGGAAATTTTACTTGGGATTTTATTTATCAAAATTACGCAAAAGGTGATTCTTATTTTGGGACTCTCAGCGAACAACTGCAGGTGGAATATGGGTTTGCAACGGAAGCATTGGTACTACCGTTTTTTTGTCCTATGCCGCCTTTTCTTGAACAAACTAATATTGGTCTTGTGGGAAGAAAACCAACCCTTTCGAAAAAACAAGCCAGACAAAAGTTTGGAATGAAAGACGATACCACATACATCCTATTATCTTTTGGCGCCTATGGTTTGGAAGGAACCAAACTACAAACAGAAAATCTTCCAAAGTCCATCCAACTTGTGGCATACGGAGTTCCGGGAATCCAGACAGAAGATATTTTAGTACCGGAAGTATCACATTATCCGGACTTGGTTGCAGCTGCAGATTATGTTTGTACAAAACCAGGATACGGAATTTTAGCTGAATGTTATTATGCAAAGACCCCTATACTCTATACAGACCGTGGAGATTTTAGTGAATACTTCCATTTGGTAAATGCTTTAGATTTATACTTTCGTTCCGCATATATTGACTTATCCCGAATTATTTCTTGTCAATTTGAAGAAGTGCTGACTCTAATTAATACAATCGACTCCATGACTCCAAAGTTAGAATTAAAAGTGGATGGAGAAGAAGATGTCGTTTCTCACTTATTAGAATACAATTAA
- a CDS encoding pentapeptide repeat-containing protein: protein MAVMDFARYKEINDQRMNYREMEDATVVSYYRNTGCGDGYRIYLKLNDNSVVEDASYTTTGCGFGIVALAMATEYAKGKSLLELKNLTPETLETLFEFPERRKNYPESAVAALKKAVEDYESGQGVPKENRITKSQTMELLHNQGHLRAAKLSSVMLEKEKLDGVDFSGADLHNAFLQNSSFVGANFQGANLKASFFNGADLRNANFRGADLRFAKLASAKIEGADFTDAIYDIGTRVDHSQMYIFDVMKKAGKDLYLKTGEGE from the coding sequence ATGGCAGTAATGGACTTTGCTCGCTACAAAGAAATCAACGATCAAAGGATGAATTATCGTGAGATGGAAGACGCTACAGTCGTCTCCTATTACCGCAACACCGGTTGCGGAGACGGTTATCGCATCTATTTAAAGTTAAACGACAATTCTGTTGTGGAAGACGCAAGTTACACTACAACAGGGTGCGGGTTTGGAATTGTGGCTCTCGCTATGGCTACTGAGTATGCAAAAGGAAAATCCCTTTTGGAACTTAAAAATCTCACTCCAGAAACCTTAGAAACACTTTTTGAATTTCCAGAAAGAAGAAAGAACTACCCAGAATCAGCAGTGGCTGCATTAAAAAAAGCAGTTGAAGATTATGAGTCAGGACAAGGTGTTCCCAAAGAAAACCGAATCACAAAATCACAAACTATGGAACTCCTCCATAACCAAGGTCATCTTCGCGCTGCGAAGTTATCCAGTGTTATGTTAGAAAAAGAAAAGTTAGATGGTGTGGATTTTTCTGGCGCTGATCTTCACAACGCCTTCCTTCAAAATTCCAGTTTTGTAGGAGCCAACTTCCAAGGTGCAAACCTAAAGGCTTCATTTTTTAACGGTGCCGATCTTAGAAATGCAAACTTTCGAGGTGCTGATTTACGTTTTGCAAAACTTGCTTCTGCCAAAATCGAAGGTGCCGATTTTACTGATGCCATTTATGATATTGGAACCCGAGTGGATCATAGCCAAATGTATATCTTCGATGTCATGAAAAAAGCTGGTAAAGACCTCTATCTAAAAACAGGGGAAGGGGAATGA
- the rho gene encoding transcription termination factor Rho gives MASRKQEEIQVNPPEEPTEYTNGIMDQEDGSEPPKQFKKKKNRYEGPIPPPLDLVELKKKNINELADLAKGLGVENTHGLKKQNLMFALLQAQTEKDGQVHAAGVMERLPDGYGFLRSPDYNYVPGPDDIYVSPSQIKLFGLRTGDTVTGLIRPPKEAERFFAMLRVESINGFPVEVAQKRNLFDNLTPLYPNERINMEFDPSHLDTRVIDLMCPIGKGQRALIVAPPRTGKTVLMQSIANAITRNHPEIFLIVLLIDERPEEVTDMARHVKGEVVSSTFDEPAQRHVQVAEMVIEKAKRLVEHGKDVVILLDSITRLARAYNQVVPTSGKILSGGVDSNALHKPKRFFGAARNIEEGGSLTIIATALIDTGSRMDEVIFEEFKGTGNMEIHLDRKLADKRIFPAIDINRSGTRKEELLLPQDTLTRVFILRKVLSPMSITESMELLIEKMRGAKTNDQFLASMNTN, from the coding sequence ATGGCATCACGCAAACAAGAAGAAATCCAAGTTAACCCTCCTGAAGAACCAACTGAATATACGAACGGCATCATGGACCAAGAAGATGGTTCCGAACCACCAAAACAGTTTAAGAAGAAAAAGAATCGATACGAAGGTCCAATTCCTCCTCCGCTTGATTTAGTAGAACTCAAGAAAAAAAACATCAATGAACTAGCCGACCTTGCAAAAGGTTTGGGTGTGGAAAACACTCATGGTCTGAAAAAACAAAACTTGATGTTTGCTCTTCTCCAAGCACAAACCGAAAAAGATGGACAAGTGCATGCAGCAGGAGTTATGGAAAGACTTCCTGATGGATACGGATTCCTTCGGTCGCCTGACTACAATTATGTGCCAGGTCCAGATGATATTTATGTATCACCTTCTCAAATTAAATTGTTTGGTCTTAGAACAGGCGATACCGTAACAGGACTCATCCGACCGCCAAAAGAAGCAGAAAGATTTTTTGCGATGTTACGTGTGGAATCTATCAACGGTTTCCCAGTGGAAGTGGCACAAAAAAGAAATTTATTTGATAACCTAACACCTCTTTATCCAAACGAAAGAATCAATATGGAGTTTGATCCAAGTCATTTGGACACTCGCGTGATTGATCTTATGTGTCCAATTGGGAAAGGACAAAGAGCTCTGATTGTTGCACCACCAAGGACTGGTAAAACAGTCCTTATGCAATCCATTGCCAATGCGATCACAAGAAATCACCCAGAAATTTTTCTTATCGTGTTACTCATCGATGAACGTCCAGAAGAAGTGACCGACATGGCTCGTCATGTAAAGGGTGAGGTTGTGAGTTCCACTTTTGATGAACCTGCACAACGCCACGTCCAAGTAGCGGAGATGGTCATCGAAAAGGCAAAACGACTTGTGGAACACGGAAAGGATGTGGTCATTTTACTCGACTCTATCACAAGGCTTGCACGTGCTTATAACCAAGTGGTTCCTACTTCTGGAAAAATCCTTTCTGGTGGTGTGGACTCCAATGCCCTCCACAAACCAAAACGTTTTTTTGGAGCAGCAAGAAATATCGAAGAGGGTGGCTCACTCACCATCATCGCGACTGCCCTCATTGACACCGGTTCCCGAATGGATGAGGTGATTTTTGAGGAATTTAAGGGAACGGGAAATATGGAAATCCATTTGGACCGAAAACTCGCTGACAAACGAATTTTCCCTGCGATCGACATCAACCGCTCCGGAACCAGGAAGGAAGAACTCCTCCTTCCACAAGATACGCTCACTCGTGTCTTTATCCTCCGAAAAGTACTTTCGCCTATGAGTATCACCGAAAGTATGGAACTATTGATTGAAAAAATGCGTGGAGCGAAGACCAACGACCAATTCCTCGCCAGCATGAATACGAACTAA
- a CDS encoding DUF342 domain-containing protein, translating to MPGPDSYTDRILQDLEASENGYFQIENSGGKAVLKITKPGAKGKKVDYKDVLARVQLFGVEGYNQEQIKRAVVLAENKPVEIGTWSKGDPTSSYADITISEDHMEAKMVLHPPKHGGDLLTEYQLREQIASVGISVGIIDVVIQNQIKNPNFFVPYTIAKGYPPVPGKDGQIKIYFRSDNKPQLEEDEHGRIDYKNIGVIQSVKPGDLIAERIPPKKGEFGKTVNGTIIPYPEEKSVDWNLGPNVELKEDKLYAKIAGRPVLSAAWEIKVDEVIQLEAVDYSTGNIDFPGTIIVEDKIGDGFSLTTNGSIIIRNSVGKAFLKAKGDIVLSGGFMGRGEGYIESDGNIYAKFVEQGKLTAQGSIFVEEAVMHSEISAKDLIRVMGGRGEVIGGTLIAGNSLTCSKLGAVVETKTKVAIGTPPELLDELNRMKKEIAEKEITLHKVQLTLTKLVEKSQKKELNKEEKESIAKLKEANDKFTKVLETESKQFETALGSYEPNPDAFVDVEREVYPGVDLSFGAGKNYRLGINSLVGKTHFYLGTDGSIQTERTVIRKED from the coding sequence ATGCCCGGCCCAGACTCTTATACCGATCGTATCCTCCAAGATTTAGAAGCTTCTGAAAACGGTTATTTCCAGATCGAAAATTCCGGTGGTAAAGCAGTTCTAAAAATCACAAAACCTGGTGCCAAAGGAAAAAAAGTCGATTACAAGGATGTTTTGGCAAGGGTGCAACTTTTTGGAGTAGAAGGTTACAACCAGGAACAAATCAAAAGAGCAGTTGTTTTAGCAGAAAACAAACCAGTTGAAATTGGAACCTGGTCAAAGGGAGATCCTACTAGTTCTTATGCTGACATTACTATTTCCGAAGATCATATGGAAGCCAAAATGGTTCTACATCCACCCAAACATGGAGGCGACCTTCTCACCGAATACCAGTTACGTGAACAAATTGCCTCGGTGGGTATTTCCGTTGGGATCATTGATGTTGTCATCCAAAACCAAATCAAAAACCCAAACTTTTTTGTTCCTTATACGATTGCCAAAGGTTACCCACCCGTTCCAGGCAAAGATGGACAAATCAAAATATACTTTCGTTCGGACAACAAACCCCAACTGGAAGAAGATGAACATGGTCGGATTGATTATAAAAATATTGGAGTCATCCAATCAGTAAAACCGGGAGATCTCATTGCAGAAAGAATTCCGCCAAAAAAAGGTGAATTTGGAAAAACTGTGAATGGAACCATCATCCCTTACCCAGAAGAAAAATCAGTGGATTGGAATCTTGGTCCCAATGTTGAACTAAAGGAGGACAAACTGTACGCCAAAATTGCTGGCCGGCCAGTTTTATCTGCCGCCTGGGAAATCAAAGTGGATGAAGTGATCCAATTAGAAGCAGTCGATTATTCCACAGGGAATATCGATTTTCCAGGAACCATCATCGTAGAAGATAAAATTGGAGATGGATTTTCGTTAACCACAAATGGAAGTATCATCATTCGAAATTCCGTAGGTAAGGCATTTCTAAAAGCCAAAGGTGATATTGTTCTCTCTGGTGGGTTTATGGGACGCGGAGAAGGTTATATCGAATCAGATGGAAACATTTATGCTAAATTTGTAGAACAAGGAAAACTTACTGCTCAAGGAAGTATCTTTGTGGAAGAAGCTGTGATGCATTCTGAAATTTCTGCCAAAGATTTGATTCGTGTCATGGGAGGAAGAGGAGAGGTAATTGGAGGAACTTTGATTGCGGGAAATTCTCTTACCTGCTCCAAACTTGGTGCTGTGGTGGAAACCAAAACCAAGGTTGCCATAGGGACTCCACCAGAATTACTCGATGAACTCAACCGAATGAAAAAAGAAATCGCAGAAAAAGAAATCACCTTACATAAAGTCCAGCTAACACTCACTAAACTAGTGGAAAAAAGTCAGAAAAAAGAACTAAACAAAGAAGAAAAAGAAAGTATTGCCAAACTAAAAGAGGCAAACGATAAGTTTACCAAAGTTTTAGAAACTGAATCCAAACAGTTTGAAACTGCACTTGGTTCTTATGAACCAAATCCAGATGCCTTTGTGGATGTAGAAAGAGAAGTTTATCCGGGTGTGGATTTAAGTTTTGGAGCTGGGAAAAACTATCGTTTAGGAATCAATTCCTTAGTTGGGAAAACACATTTTTACCTGGGAACCGACGGCAGCATTCAAACAGAAAGAACCGTCATTCGAAAAGAAGACTAA
- a CDS encoding adhesin OmpL37 family surface protein, whose amino-acid sequence MGKWKFILFFAMVVGHISHISAVSPEQTNLGILIFENKENLNFINVALSNLAPSQEETQAPAQPGAETPAVDPSKKNLDFDYFKLLKAANQSDFSGNMWYLQSNYVYGFRQLRQAQGELKNIFEIVLQKYIEDARALLEAAAPTIIRSNDNNAKALLRLGFRDLRSSEDLYTTGLNSSPHQYRYKLTLYKEGILTLRRAKRFAILAMIYSKTPDEDKPEYQYRSNEDLKDARNEEKQRNYEKVRDTIINFVENKRMERTVVPPGNPDAKPLDLLEQHDDNYGLITSKKLDLLMEANAQIKETEGARRESVPSTPKFDENGKAIYPEEKKK is encoded by the coding sequence ATGGGAAAATGGAAATTCATCCTCTTTTTTGCAATGGTTGTGGGTCATATCTCACATATCAGCGCAGTATCACCAGAACAGACGAATCTGGGGATTTTAATCTTTGAAAACAAAGAAAACTTAAATTTTATCAACGTCGCTCTGAGTAATTTGGCTCCTTCGCAAGAAGAAACTCAAGCACCGGCGCAACCAGGAGCTGAAACTCCGGCTGTAGATCCTTCCAAAAAGAATTTGGATTTTGATTATTTCAAACTCTTAAAAGCAGCCAACCAATCTGACTTTAGTGGAAACATGTGGTATCTGCAAAGTAACTATGTGTATGGATTTCGCCAGCTCCGCCAAGCCCAAGGGGAATTAAAAAATATTTTTGAAATTGTACTTCAAAAGTATATCGAAGATGCAAGAGCACTCCTCGAAGCCGCAGCTCCTACCATCATTCGTTCCAATGACAATAACGCCAAAGCATTGTTACGTCTTGGTTTTCGTGACCTTCGTTCTTCTGAAGACCTTTATACAACTGGTCTTAATTCCAGCCCACACCAATACCGATACAAACTCACTTTATATAAAGAAGGGATTCTTACCTTACGTCGTGCGAAACGATTTGCTATCCTTGCAATGATTTATAGCAAAACGCCAGACGAGGACAAACCAGAATACCAATACCGTTCCAATGAAGATCTAAAAGATGCTCGTAACGAAGAAAAACAACGTAACTACGAAAAGGTGAGAGATACGATTATTAACTTCGTAGAAAATAAACGTATGGAAAGAACGGTTGTGCCCCCTGGCAATCCAGATGCAAAACCTCTGGATCTTTTAGAACAACATGATGACAACTACGGACTCATCACTTCTAAAAAATTAGACTTACTCATGGAAGCCAATGCTCAAATCAAAGAGACAGAAGGAGCAAGGCGTGAGTCAGTTCCTTCTACTCCGAAGTTTGATGAAAACGGGAAAGCTATCTACCCAGAAGAAAAGAAAAAATAA
- a CDS encoding helix-turn-helix domain-containing protein: MKFESLYRHFLLTKATHLPVISEEGELLGLLSKDRVHRELSDLGREREDLDQIPLDILETELHENLLLYFKESTQIPVIGLDGEKKDNWDKPRFLASFTRLDSSKIRDPKLEEIESKLEKKKENADSVQWFMELILSHFPDGLLATDVNGSTIFYNETFETNILTKSLFRDSLQLAEKYLHNLNREVLATYLKEHDLSLGKDADTSVLHTNITELRANLRIITLKKEKKVVGFLYHFSPSSFTNLSGTGTSEFPNMDEAFRSKLPLESVLEEMEAHYIHKSLGRNSNNISHTATELGVPRTTLQNRIRFLKLSERFQNEGKVKSVIPRKRSEKPEEKQKKVSEIKKSLTKKKPKTSEKPQKSLKPKAKAKKQSQKPTQAGKKSKKRR, translated from the coding sequence GTGAAGTTCGAATCACTTTATCGTCATTTTTTGCTGACCAAAGCCACCCACCTTCCTGTCATTTCGGAAGAGGGTGAGTTGTTAGGTCTTCTGTCCAAAGATCGGGTCCACCGTGAGTTATCCGATTTGGGAAGAGAACGAGAAGACTTAGATCAAATTCCATTGGATATTCTCGAAACAGAACTTCACGAAAATCTATTACTCTATTTTAAAGAATCTACTCAGATCCCAGTCATTGGTTTGGATGGGGAAAAAAAAGACAATTGGGACAAACCAAGGTTCCTTGCTTCCTTCACTCGCCTCGATTCTTCCAAGATACGGGATCCCAAACTCGAAGAAATCGAATCCAAACTAGAAAAGAAAAAAGAAAATGCAGACTCTGTGCAGTGGTTTATGGAGTTAATTCTTTCCCATTTTCCTGATGGACTTCTTGCGACTGACGTAAATGGTTCTACAATTTTTTATAATGAAACATTTGAAACCAATATTCTCACCAAATCTTTGTTTCGTGATTCATTGCAGTTAGCTGAAAAATACCTTCACAATCTCAATCGGGAAGTCCTTGCCACTTATTTAAAAGAACATGATTTGAGTTTGGGAAAAGATGCTGATACGAGTGTATTACATACAAACATCACTGAGCTTCGGGCAAACCTTCGTATCATCACTTTAAAAAAAGAAAAGAAGGTGGTTGGGTTTTTATACCATTTTTCTCCTTCTAGTTTTACAAATCTTTCAGGAACAGGGACTTCGGAATTTCCGAATATGGACGAAGCGTTTCGTTCTAAACTTCCTTTGGAATCAGTTTTGGAAGAAATGGAAGCACATTACATTCATAAGTCGCTCGGGAGAAATTCCAATAATATATCTCATACGGCGACAGAACTTGGAGTTCCAAGAACTACCTTACAAAACAGAATTCGTTTTTTAAAACTTTCGGAACGTTTTCAAAATGAAGGCAAAGTAAAGTCCGTAATTCCTAGAAAACGCTCTGAAAAACCCGAAGAAAAACAAAAAAAAGTTTCCGAAATTAAGAAGTCACTCACCAAAAAGAAGCCAAAAACCAGTGAAAAACCGCAGAAATCTTTAAAACCAAAGGCGAAAGCAAAGAAACAGAGTCAAAAACCAACACAAGCAGGGAAAAAGTCGAAAAAAAGACGTTGA
- a CDS encoding LA_1326/LA_4305 family lipoprotein, translated as MKLSKIFSLILLSIFLNSCASGVKSRSLLFRSNEFAIYTVNRDKINLKSESSVPKTFAHPVEITEDKILDLLGNIRFREESSYGDVNQYIFEEKEIKEFAMDLADGLQKLKPDQLLLVISKYNPVKSVVSHYSRTGFYIWSSETSIEILFGELQKEITYDEQGNYYDWSNIPDIPFEHFPASTYILQGSGFSFKKVSGFRNKHWLVFDKADLAKLKFEKRKKTIVPEVTNSVDADLKPEKRISRDEEEGIINGE; from the coding sequence ATGAAACTTTCCAAAATTTTTTCTCTTATTTTATTATCAATCTTCCTTAATTCCTGTGCATCAGGTGTGAAGTCCAGGTCATTGTTATTCCGTAGTAACGAATTTGCCATTTATACAGTCAACCGAGACAAAATTAATTTAAAATCAGAATCATCTGTTCCTAAAACTTTTGCACATCCCGTAGAAATTACAGAAGATAAAATTTTAGATTTACTTGGAAATATTAGATTCCGAGAAGAAAGTTCTTACGGAGACGTAAATCAATATATCTTTGAAGAAAAAGAAATCAAAGAGTTTGCTATGGATCTGGCTGACGGATTACAAAAGCTGAAACCAGACCAACTACTACTTGTTATCTCTAAATACAATCCAGTGAAGTCTGTGGTTTCTCATTATTCCCGTACAGGTTTTTATATTTGGTCGTCAGAAACTTCCATTGAGATTTTATTTGGAGAACTTCAGAAAGAAATCACATATGATGAACAAGGGAATTATTATGATTGGTCTAATATCCCTGACATTCCTTTTGAACATTTTCCAGCATCTACATACATTTTACAAGGTTCAGGATTTTCCTTTAAAAAGGTTTCTGGATTCCGTAATAAACATTGGTTAGTTTTTGATAAAGCTGATTTGGCTAAATTGAAATTTGAAAAAAGAAAGAAAACAATTGTTCCTGAAGTGACAAACTCTGTTGATGCAGATCTTAAACCAGAAAAAAGAATTTCACGTGATGAAGAAGAAGGGATCATCAACGGAGAATAA
- the rpmE gene encoding 50S ribosomal protein L31 — protein sequence MKTDIHPKYISAKIKCACGTVIDTRSTAGDISVEICSNCHPFFTGKSKLLDTTGRVDKFKKKYKMK from the coding sequence ATGAAAACTGACATCCATCCAAAATACATTTCTGCAAAAATCAAATGCGCTTGTGGTACAGTGATCGATACAAGATCCACTGCCGGTGATATCAGTGTGGAAATTTGTTCCAACTGCCACCCATTCTTTACTGGAAAATCCAAATTATTGGATACTACCGGTCGAGTAGACAAGTTCAAGAAAAAATACAAAATGAAGTAA